The Belonocnema kinseyi isolate 2016_QV_RU_SX_M_011 chromosome 10, B_treatae_v1, whole genome shotgun sequence genome has a window encoding:
- the LOC117181954 gene encoding zonadhesin isoform X2 encodes MDQKSQKVERVTYFEVSLSQGLQRFLMPPYKLSPKMAKCGHFGRWTSCASKCPPKCSTRDIQDQIYCIDLCVEGCRCNPGYILDDDSGLCVLPESCKRPEEYKKKPTEEVTSHCSGYCT; translated from the exons ATGGATCAAAAGTCTCAAAAAGTGGAAAGAGTCACATATTTCGAAGTCAGCTTAAGTCAAGGTCTTCAGCGTTTCTTGA tgcCCCCATATAAACTTTCACCGAAAATGGCAAAGTGTGGACATTTTGGAAGATGGACCAGTTGCGCATCAAAGTGTCCACCGAAATGTAGCACTCGAGACATACAGGATCAGATTTATTGCATTGAT TTATGTGTGGAAGGATGTAGATGTAATCCCGGATATATCCTAGATGATGATTCCGGTTTATGCGTTTTACCCGAAAGCTGCAAACGTCCTGAGGAATATAAAAAGAAACCAACAGAAGAAGTGACGTCACATTGTTCTGGATATTGTAcataa
- the LOC117181954 gene encoding zonadhesin isoform X1 — MSPIFAVLFFAMVASAVPFNEDNTRIMPPYKLSPKMAKCGHFGRWTSCASKCPPKCSTRDIQDQIYCIDLCVEGCRCNPGYILDDDSGLCVLPESCKRPEEYKKKPTEEVTSHCSGYCT; from the exons ATGTCTCCCATTTTTGCTGTTTTATTTTTCGCCATGGTTGCTTCAGCCGTACCATTCAATGAAGATAACACACGTATca tgcCCCCATATAAACTTTCACCGAAAATGGCAAAGTGTGGACATTTTGGAAGATGGACCAGTTGCGCATCAAAGTGTCCACCGAAATGTAGCACTCGAGACATACAGGATCAGATTTATTGCATTGAT TTATGTGTGGAAGGATGTAGATGTAATCCCGGATATATCCTAGATGATGATTCCGGTTTATGCGTTTTACCCGAAAGCTGCAAACGTCCTGAGGAATATAAAAAGAAACCAACAGAAGAAGTGACGTCACATTGTTCTGGATATTGTAcataa
- the LOC117182111 gene encoding venom peptide SjAPI-like gives MSPIFVTLFLAVIGVSAWHGGSSFPYYLREHGKECGSNGSWNICASKCEPKCSSNYDAVPEYCMEDCVEGCRCKKGYVIDDLSGYCVSRKDCNNSINKKEPTKSKTSKQYEK, from the exons ATGTCTCCTATTTTTGTGACTTTATTTCTTGCTGTAATTGGAGTAAGCGCATGGCACGGTGGAAGTAGTT TTCCGTATTATCTTCGAGAACATGGTAAAGAATGTGGATCAAATGGATCTTGGAATATATGTGCTTCAAAATGTGAACCTAAGTGCAGTAGTAATTATGATGCAGTACCTGAATATTGTATGGAG gattgCGTAGAAGGTTGCAGATGCAAAAAGGGTTATGTGATCGACGACTTGTCTGGATATTGCGTTTCACGCAAAGATTGCAATAACAGTATAAATAAGAAGGAGCCTACCAAATCCAAAACTTCAaaacaatatgaaaaataa